One stretch of Glycine soja cultivar W05 chromosome 7, ASM419377v2, whole genome shotgun sequence DNA includes these proteins:
- the LOC114418635 gene encoding probable LRR receptor-like serine/threonine-protein kinase At1g07560 isoform X1: MVLQISNFLMRMGLGLFECCFTSSSSDTFSKQSKWRILPYKKLAKVTNNFNQSHCLGKRGFATEYYGKLEDGREITIQCFNEDKHHMLQQFINETAILNYLPHKNIVSIYGCASHHKESLLVHEYLSNGNLASHLQSEITKNSTLPWLTRLDIAIDIANSLDYLHYYGIIHRNVKSSNILLDVNFCAKLANLHLSRKLPDGVPVYATHVTGDIIGTCSYIDPEYLTKGRLSVKNDVYSFGVVLCELFSSKLAKNWVMNEEDSLATILSRKIENQTLVELLDPRLGFESNLKIKRMMTATAELAHLCMKCPQELRPNMEQVLESLDGIKQGRYETNSTKALKIFHHAELEEATNKFDTCLGKGGYGTVYYGKLQDGREVAIKCFHDESETEETIKQFMKETAILGLLHHENLVSLYGRTSRNCNKHMLVYEYISNGTLTKHLHESSGGKLPWHNRLNIAIETATALVFLHESGIIHRDVKGSNILLDENFTVKVADFGFSRSLPDHATHVSTIPVGTRAYIDPDYYESGRVSDKSDVYSFGVVLFELISSIRPSLMEGTDYVTLAQFAKRKILNKELTAVVDQSFWLGVDKNMMEMITAVAELAFQCVQCPKELRPSMKQVLDTLEGIRKGTWGFNQIT, encoded by the exons ATGGTCCTGCAAATTAGTAATTTCCTCATGAGAATGGGACTTGGTCTCTTTGAGTGCTGCTTCACTAGCTCTTCTTCTGACACGTTTTCAAAGCAGAGTAAGTGGCGAATCTTGCCCTACAAGAAACTTGCAAAAgtcacaaataattttaaccaatctcattgtcTTGGAAAGAGAGGATTTGCCACTGAATATTATG GAAAACTTGAGGATGGGCGTGAGATAACGATCCAGTGCTTTAATGAAGACAAGCACCACATGTTGCAACAGTTTATCAATGAAACTGCTATCCTAAACTACTTGCCTCACAAAAATATTGTGTCAATTTACGGGTGTGCTTCTCATCACAAGGAGTCACTACTAGTGCATGAATACCTATCCAATGGCAATCTTGCTTCTCATCTTCAAAGTGAAATAACCAAAAACAGCACACTACCTTGGCTGACTCGATTGGATATAGCCATTGATATTGCAAATTCATTGGACTATCTTCACTATTATGGCATCATCCACCGCAATGTGAAGTCCAGTAATATTCTCCTAGATGTGAACTTTTGTGCTAAGCTTGCTAACCTTCATCTATCCCGGAAACTTCCAGATGGAGTTCCTGTCTATGCTACCCATGTTACTGGTGATATAATTGGGACATGTAGTTATATAGACCCAGAGTATTTGACAAAAGGCCGGCTTAGCGTAAAAAATGATGTTTATAGCTTTGGAGTGGTGTTGTGTGAGCTCTTCTCATCAAAGCTGGCAAAGAATTGGGTTATGAATGAAGAGGATAGTCTTGCTACCATTTTAAGcagaaaaattgaaaaccaaACTTTGGTGGAGCTGTTGGATCCAAGACTCGGCTTTGAATCAAACCTTAAGATCAAGCGGATGATGACTGCTACAGCTGAGCTTGCACATCTATGCATGAAATGTCCACAAGAATTAAGGCCAAATATGGAACAGGTGCTAGAGTCACTCGATGGCATAAAGCAAGGAAGATATGAAACAAACTCAACAAAAG CTTTGAAAATCTTCCACCATGCTGAACTTGAAGAAGCTACCAACAAGTTTGACACTTGCCTTGGAAAGGGAGGGTACGGCACCGTGTACTATG GAAAACTTCAAGATGGGCGAGAGGTTGCAATAAAATGTTTCCATGATGAGAGTGAGACAGAAGAGACCATTAAGCAATTCATGAAAGAAACTGCGATCTTAGGTCTCCTGCACCATGAAAATCTGGTTTCACTTTATGGCCGCACTTCTCGCAATTGCAACAAACACATGCTAGTTTACGAGTACATCTCCAATGGCACTCTTACTAAACATCTTCATGAATCTTCTGGTGGTAAACTACCATGGCATAATAGATTGAATATTGCCATTGAAACTGCTACTGCCTTGGTATTTCTTCATGAATCAGGTATCATCCACCGTGATGTAAAAGGGAGTAATATTCTGTTGGATGAAAATTTTACTGTCAAAGTTGCAGATTTTGGATTCTCACGGTCTCTTCCAGATCATGCTACTCATGTTTCAACTATTCCAGTAGGAACTCGTGCTTACATAGATCCTGACTACTATGAATCTGGAAGGGTCAGTGACAAAAGTGATGTCTATAGTTTTGGGGTTGTCTTGTTCGAACTCATATCATCCATCCGCCCAAGTTTAATGGAAGGCACAGATTATGTTACTCTTGCACAGTTTGCAAAgagaaaaattttaaacaagGAATTAACCGCTGTAGTGGATCAAAGTTTTTGGCTTGGTGTTGACAAAAACATGATGGAAATGATAACAGCAGTGGCAGAGTTAGCATTTCAGTGTGTGCAGTGTCCCAAGGAACTCAGACCATCCATGAAACAGGTGCTAGATACCCTTGAGGGCATAAGGAAAGGAACATGGGGATTCAACCAGATAACATAG
- the LOC114418635 gene encoding probable serine/threonine-protein kinase PBL3 isoform X2 codes for MVLQISNFLMRMGLGLFECCFTSSSSDTFSKQRKLEDGREITIQCFNEDKHHMLQQFINETAILNYLPHKNIVSIYGCASHHKESLLVHEYLSNGNLASHLQSEITKNSTLPWLTRLDIAIDIANSLDYLHYYGIIHRNVKSSNILLDVNFCAKLANLHLSRKLPDGVPVYATHVTGDIIGTCSYIDPEYLTKGRLSVKNDVYSFGVVLCELFSSKLAKNWVMNEEDSLATILSRKIENQTLVELLDPRLGFESNLKIKRMMTATAELAHLCMKCPQELRPNMEQVLESLDGIKQGRYETNSTKALKIFHHAELEEATNKFDTCLGKGGYGTVYYGKLQDGREVAIKCFHDESETEETIKQFMKETAILGLLHHENLVSLYGRTSRNCNKHMLVYEYISNGTLTKHLHESSGGKLPWHNRLNIAIETATALVFLHESGIIHRDVKGSNILLDENFTVKVADFGFSRSLPDHATHVSTIPVGTRAYIDPDYYESGRVSDKSDVYSFGVVLFELISSIRPSLMEGTDYVTLAQFAKRKILNKELTAVVDQSFWLGVDKNMMEMITAVAELAFQCVQCPKELRPSMKQVLDTLEGIRKGTWGFNQIT; via the exons ATGGTCCTGCAAATTAGTAATTTCCTCATGAGAATGGGACTTGGTCTCTTTGAGTGCTGCTTCACTAGCTCTTCTTCTGACACGTTTTCAAAGCAGA GAAAACTTGAGGATGGGCGTGAGATAACGATCCAGTGCTTTAATGAAGACAAGCACCACATGTTGCAACAGTTTATCAATGAAACTGCTATCCTAAACTACTTGCCTCACAAAAATATTGTGTCAATTTACGGGTGTGCTTCTCATCACAAGGAGTCACTACTAGTGCATGAATACCTATCCAATGGCAATCTTGCTTCTCATCTTCAAAGTGAAATAACCAAAAACAGCACACTACCTTGGCTGACTCGATTGGATATAGCCATTGATATTGCAAATTCATTGGACTATCTTCACTATTATGGCATCATCCACCGCAATGTGAAGTCCAGTAATATTCTCCTAGATGTGAACTTTTGTGCTAAGCTTGCTAACCTTCATCTATCCCGGAAACTTCCAGATGGAGTTCCTGTCTATGCTACCCATGTTACTGGTGATATAATTGGGACATGTAGTTATATAGACCCAGAGTATTTGACAAAAGGCCGGCTTAGCGTAAAAAATGATGTTTATAGCTTTGGAGTGGTGTTGTGTGAGCTCTTCTCATCAAAGCTGGCAAAGAATTGGGTTATGAATGAAGAGGATAGTCTTGCTACCATTTTAAGcagaaaaattgaaaaccaaACTTTGGTGGAGCTGTTGGATCCAAGACTCGGCTTTGAATCAAACCTTAAGATCAAGCGGATGATGACTGCTACAGCTGAGCTTGCACATCTATGCATGAAATGTCCACAAGAATTAAGGCCAAATATGGAACAGGTGCTAGAGTCACTCGATGGCATAAAGCAAGGAAGATATGAAACAAACTCAACAAAAG CTTTGAAAATCTTCCACCATGCTGAACTTGAAGAAGCTACCAACAAGTTTGACACTTGCCTTGGAAAGGGAGGGTACGGCACCGTGTACTATG GAAAACTTCAAGATGGGCGAGAGGTTGCAATAAAATGTTTCCATGATGAGAGTGAGACAGAAGAGACCATTAAGCAATTCATGAAAGAAACTGCGATCTTAGGTCTCCTGCACCATGAAAATCTGGTTTCACTTTATGGCCGCACTTCTCGCAATTGCAACAAACACATGCTAGTTTACGAGTACATCTCCAATGGCACTCTTACTAAACATCTTCATGAATCTTCTGGTGGTAAACTACCATGGCATAATAGATTGAATATTGCCATTGAAACTGCTACTGCCTTGGTATTTCTTCATGAATCAGGTATCATCCACCGTGATGTAAAAGGGAGTAATATTCTGTTGGATGAAAATTTTACTGTCAAAGTTGCAGATTTTGGATTCTCACGGTCTCTTCCAGATCATGCTACTCATGTTTCAACTATTCCAGTAGGAACTCGTGCTTACATAGATCCTGACTACTATGAATCTGGAAGGGTCAGTGACAAAAGTGATGTCTATAGTTTTGGGGTTGTCTTGTTCGAACTCATATCATCCATCCGCCCAAGTTTAATGGAAGGCACAGATTATGTTACTCTTGCACAGTTTGCAAAgagaaaaattttaaacaagGAATTAACCGCTGTAGTGGATCAAAGTTTTTGGCTTGGTGTTGACAAAAACATGATGGAAATGATAACAGCAGTGGCAGAGTTAGCATTTCAGTGTGTGCAGTGTCCCAAGGAACTCAGACCATCCATGAAACAGGTGCTAGATACCCTTGAGGGCATAAGGAAAGGAACATGGGGATTCAACCAGATAACATAG